Genomic DNA from Garra rufa chromosome 22, GarRuf1.0, whole genome shotgun sequence:
aatgtctgaatatatggaacgaaagtctgaatatatatatatatatatatacacacacacacacacacacacacacacacacaatgaaacGTAGCTATTGAAGGAAATCTAATGTCATCAGCGCCATCTTGTGTTATTCATTTGTGATTGTTTAGACACATTTTGAACAATGAGCCAGTCTGCACAAAATTTAGTAGCAGCAATTTTAAGTACTGATGATTTAATTACCACCCTGGCGAACGCATGCACGGGCCCAAATACTGGTAACCATACTCAGCACCgttctactctctctctctctatgttcTCTTGAACATGATTGCCCATAAGCACCAAGAATGTTGCAATAATGGAAATATGATCCTCAAGATGATGCGATGTAGACTCCAAACTGTTTGTGTTGTTTGGAGTATGACCAGCTGCTGCAAAAAAGTCTTGTATCTCAACAAAGTATTGGGAAATTTCAGGGaatgacatttttaaatgaatcacaaTTCAAAAAGCTATTGCCCTGATAATGAGGATAAAACAACTCAGTGAGAATAGTAAAATTTTCACTTTCTTTCCATTCATTCACACTTTCATATacattcagactttcattccatatactCAGATTTTCAttctatatattcagacattcattgtatatatatattcagactttcattccatatctTCTGACTTTCGTTCCATATACTCAAACTtcgtattataaatataattatttcctGAATGGCATGCCatagtatatatgtgtgtgtgtgtgtgtgtatatatattatatatatatatatatgtgtgtgtgtgtgtgtgtgtgtgtgtgtgtgtgtgtgtgtgtgtgtgtgtatatatgtgtatatatgtgtgtgtgtgtgtgtgtgtgtgtatatatgtgtgtgtatatatatgtatgtgtgtgtgtgtgtgtgtgtgtgtgtgtgtgtatatatgtatgtgtgtgtgtgtgtgtgtgtgtgtgtgtgtatatatatatatatatatatatatatatatgtgtgtgtgtgtgtgtgtgtgtgtgtgtgtgtgtctccgaTTGTTTGGgtcatctggaaaaaggcttgtctggagaagaaaaggtgagcgctaccatcagtcctgtgtcatgccaacagtaaagcatcctgagaccattcatgtgtggggttgcttctcatccaagggagtgggctcactcacaattttgcccaaaaacacagccgtgaataaagaatggtaccaaaacaccctccaacagcaacttcttccaacaatccaacaacagtttggtgaagaacaatgcattttccagaacgatggagcaccgtgccataaggcaaaagtgataactaagtggctcagggaccaaaacgttgaaattttgggtccatggcctggaaactccccagatcttaatcccattgagaacttgtggtcaatcctcaagaggcggatggacaaacaaaaacccactaattctgacaaactccaagaagtgattatgaaagaatgggctgctatcagtcaggatttggcccagaagttgattgagagcatgcccagctGAATTGCAGAGGccctctttgcataaatgtcatgtaattgtcgataaaagcctttgaaacgtatgaagtgcttgtaattatatttcagtacatcacagaaacaactgaaacaaagatctaaaagcagtttagcagcaaactttgtgaaaactaatatttgtgtcattctcaaaacttttggccacgactatatattttacatagatataaattaaaaattagaaattataaaaatgaatacttttattaagcaaggattttaaattgattaaaagtgatgataaagacatttataatgttaaagatttttatttcatataaatgctgttcttctaaactttctattcaaagaatcctgaaaaatctactcagctattttcaacctaataataataaatattttttgatcagcaaatcagaatattagaatgatttctgaaggatcaagtgaaaTCAcaagaacaaattacattttaaaatacattcaaatagaaaactgttattttatataggacaaatatttcaaaattttatttaaatacaggcttggtgagcagaagagacttctctaaaaaaacttttgactggtagtgtacatcctTCAAAACTGAAGCCAGGATGCACCTTTAAAGTTGGTTTTAAAGAATCTCCAGTGACAATGCCTCAACTTTACCTCTATGTTTGAACATGAAAAGTCGAGTCAAAAGtgatttttctgataatcaaccTTTTGGCACAAATGCTGTCAATTTAGCTTGATATTGACACCAGAACATTCATTAAGTGGCATTCTTCCACTAGAAcaatgattgttttttttaaacatgaaactatacaatattaaattaaaaatcaatGTTGAGTAAATGAGTAGGTGTGTCCAAATGTTGCCTGGTGTTGTATAAATACTGAATGTGATACACAATGTTTCCTCTCAAGCAGCTAACCAGTCATAGGCTGCTTTTTCTGTGCTCTTCTGAGGGAAAAATAACACCACGAGTTTATGGTGGTTGGCTGATTGTAGTTTAACCCGTTTATTGTGCTTAGCTGGTCTAGCTGGTTGGCTAAGGCTGAAAAGtgcccaaaacccctctaaaatcatCCAATTAGAAAAGCCAAGTAAGATAAGACCAATAAAACcaaaagtttttgtttgttttgtattattttgtttgtATTAAGGGCTTGGGTTTTGATTagtgttgttttaattattttacataaaGTACTATTGTGGTACCATAGCACAGCGATGGAACAAAATAGAATATGccttgacatatgtgaccctggaccacaaaaccataagggtcagttgttcaaaattgagatttatacatcttctgatagctgaataaataagctttactttTTATATGGGCCATTTTTATATGGacccttctattatctattgaaactcaCAGTAATATTCAAGATATCAAtaagctttatatatatataaaatcatcatttacagAGTTTCAACTGGGAGgcggctgtcccgaaccctatcccctaaatttcaacttatgaacattataatgaacattttttttctattgttgtttttgaaaatgatctttcaactatttgaaaatctggaatctgagggggcaaaaaaaaaaaaaaatctaaatattgagaaaattagtctttaaagaaagaaaaaaatattattttgacctatacaaggtatttttgcctattgctaaaaatatacctatgctatttaagactggttttgtggtccagggtcacatatatcaaattATTGCTGTATTCATATAACATGGTACTTGCATGGCACTCCAGCCTGCTTCGAACTAAACCATAGCAGATGTCTAAAAAGTAATGGAAGTACCATGGTATTGATGTAAGTTAAGAAATAATAACTTTAGGACCATCGTCCTGTTATGAAAAAACTATTCTGATATTATGGCAATTGACATTTTGGAATCGTAGAATGTATATCAATGtataaacaaaaatgtttgtATACAGCTCTGTGTAATTTTGCATAAACActcatattaaaatataaataaactatttatcaaataaaattgtcattaaataatttagaagttctaataatttaatcattaagatattttctTATGCCACCTGTGAAATAAATTCAGTTTGCATTATACTCTACTGGGTTACTAACACAAATAGGTTAGCAGAGTACCTGTGATTGCCATGTATGGTGGTTGAGTGGACTGGAATCCACGCAGTCGGGCCCCCGTGCAGTTTGTCCGGACGCATTGTTTGACACAGTCGCGATAGACGGGCTCTTTGTCCCCCTGAGAGGCGCTCGCAGGAGCGGACAAGAGAATCACCGCGGCTGCTAGAAACATCAGGCGCGTCATACTGCTGTTAGTCCGTCCGGTCATAAGGCACACCAGTGCAACATCAGGCCATTAGAGCGAGTCTAGTGAGAGTCTCATTCGCCCTGCATGACAGTATTCACCGCCACTGtttcttttctatttaaataacgTGTCGCTTTCAGTAGAGCTAAGCACCTTTGATTCGCTATCCGGGCAACAAGTTTCATAGATACATCACAAGCGAAATGTTACATTTCAAACCCGGAAGTGTAAATGTAGCGCACATGCGCAAACCTCACTTTCTCTCTCACAGATACACGCAATTATCTGACAAATCAATGAATGAATAAGCCAATTGGTAATTCTTACGTTCATTTACAGGGTgcgatctttttttcttttctacatTTTCAAAGCTTTACTTTTTATATGGGCCATTTTATATGGacccttctattatctattgtaACTCACAGTAATATTCAAGATATcaataagcttaatatatataaaatcatcatttacagAGTTTCAACTGGGAGgcggctgtcccgaaccctaacccctaaatttcaacttataaacattataatgaactttttttttctattgttgtttttgaaaattatatttaagattcttttaaaaagtttaGTTATTTGTAAATTAGGAAACTTTATGGAACAAATGTGTCCCCCATTTTTcacgtcactaccgaaacagtgtatatTTTAGTCTATTGGCTGAGACTACTTTTAaatacacccctacatttatgttTAGGAAATACTCCTGCGTCCCCCtttctcatagctacaaggtaaCAGTAGATATGCCCCAtcattctgaggtaaatgtgatcagaagtctgaaaaatctgtgtgcaacttaaaggggtcatcgggtgcaaaactaactttcacatgttgtttgcacattaatgtgtgttggcagtttgtgtacacaaccacctaacaatgataaaaatccacccagtggtattatctttaaaagtaatatcccctttttaaaatcaggtcattctttgcttcttgtcattgtgagaAAACACATTGGATTGACATGAGCattttaccttagacccgccctcaatgagctgaaacagtccgaatacaattgccattgtgtgactcaggtgcagaggaagactctaattgagtgattgaggtgttctgttgttggatgtaataatgaacatagcagtagtcatttactacggACATCTGTGCCGCTTAAGATGCAGATGTTttaacattacttttgtttttaaatggaaagcaccAATCCCAATCTAGATATGCATCTATCTtcatgcgaatcgttcctgatgcaacttcacccacagcagaagtgagtataagggttttatatgcatctttgcaaatggcctttcttaatactgtgcttgttggcaagtttcgccgataaatgcGACTAatgtaaacataatcccagagaggggcggggcgagcagagctcggtggcatttaaaggggccatgtgttaaaatgagctgaaagtttgcagagctgattttgacaaggtaaaagggtgtttttttacattactattgagaatttttaaccagaagtatattagagactcttcattaagaccctaaagaatcatatgaacttgtggaaaacgggcatcagatgacccctttaaggaacTTCACTACAGAacaccttttttctgcaattaagcacactttttttggTAGTCATTTCATAACATTTAGTTTCTATGTgggtacaactgttcagaactgtgctaggtaAACATGTACTGATTAGCatttttgagctaggttcaatagtatctaaaattgtcactaccgaaacatgtcATTGTTTCGGTAGCGACAAAAGGGAAATAAACAAAGTTTTAGTAcagttatacttttttttttttgtattttagtatgtttcagTATGCAAGTAAAAATACTGTCACTgctgaaaatgtgcagtcacaaaTGAaacaaagtatactgaattatcaactaagtttttggttcaatgtatattcgaATAATCCTTAACtttaatacatttacaatgtagatgtatgCAAAATCTtgataggtcaatataacccttcaaatgacaaatattccaaaacttcctgaaaatacaaaatgagaattaactgcacaattactagaaatgtttacattggatattatacaatttgcatatgtACAAACATTTTTGGAAAAAGAAATTTTCCATGACATTTCCAGTgttgactttggaccaattctgtagaatggcccatatattgaATATTTGATATGTGCATTTGTGTACATCTGCTTAAAAAAATACTCACTACATACTGTTTGgtagtgttgggtaagttacttaGTTGCTAATTAATTACTAGCTACTAATCAGTGTAATTGGATCACTGTACTAATTACATTCTCAAAGTATTGCATTACTCGGTTACTTTCTAAATACAATATCAACTTCAGCTGAACAAAATGATAGACATGAAACTGCTTGTAAAGTGTAAAACTGCATAAATGATTCTTGGACTGACCCACATATTTAAAGCAAAGTTACATTAAAAACATCCACTATTAAAAATCCACTATTGATTTATATAGAATGGTTTTATAATCTAAACAGTATTTTAATGCAATTATATCAGAAGTAACTGTcattaaattacagaaaaaagCATAATTCCCAACTTTTTCAACAGAATGCTTAAATTACAGTAATTAATTACTTAGTAATGCATTATACCCAATATTGCTGGTTGATTGCACTTTATGATCTCAAATTACCTAAAACatggaatatttgtattttaaacagtaatttgTAACACTTGTAGGAGCATTTAAAATGAACTGAAGGCAAAAAGGTAATAAAAATGCTgagaaacaaaagaaatgcacaaAGATAAAAGACATATTTTCCCCTACACACTGATAAAgttaaaagggaaaaaagtaatgGAAAAATTGATGGATGATAGTAGTGTTCCCTACAGAAAAACAATGTCCTAACAGGGCATTTCCTAACAtacagtgaagaaaaaaaatgattttctcacCTGCTGATTTactttgcccactgacaaaaaaaaaaaaaaaaaaaaaaaaaagaccattctataattttaacaacaacaacaacaaaatacagGAAAGGCATTAAAAAAGTTTTTGCTTTGATTTACATTTTATTGAGTGATAGAACTATTTGATCCCTTAGCAAgttttctggctcccaggtgtcttttatacaggtaacgagctgagattaggagcactctcttaaaggaagtgctcctaatctcagcttgttacctgtataaaagacacctgtccacagaagtaatcagattccaaactctacaccacggccaagaccaaagagctgttcaaggatgtcagggacaaaattgtagacctacacaaggctggaatgggctacaagaccatcgccaagcagctttggtgagaaggtgacaacagttagtacgattatttgcaaatggaagaaacacaaaataactgtcaatctccatcagtctggggctccatgcaagatctcaccttgtggagtttcaatgatcatgagaatagTGAGAAAtaagcccagaactacacgggagaatcttgtcaatgatctcaaggcggGCGGGACCATAgccaccaagaaaacaattggtaacacactacgccattaaggactgaaatcctgcagtgcccgcaaggtccccctgctcaagaaagcacatgagctctttggcatcaactcaactcgctgtgtttggaggaggaggaggaatgctgcctatgaccccaagaacaccatccccgccatcaaacatggaggtattaacattatgctttgggggtgttttctgctaaggggacaagaCAACTTCAACACATCAAATGGACGATAGACGGGCCATCTACCGCCAAATCTTGGATGAGAACTATTGAAAATATATCGTGGATGGCTATTCCAGCTTgtcaatgacccaaaacacatggacaatgcaacaaaggagtggctcaagaagacgCTCCatagagggagctgaaggttcgagttgccaaacgtctgCCTCGAAACCTTAAAGAGTTCTGCAAaggaggagtgggacaaaaatCCCTGAGATGTGcacaaacctggtggccaactatgagaaacatctgacctctgtgattgccagcaagggttttgctaagtcatgttttgcaaaggggtcaaatacttattttattattaaaatgcaaatcaatttataacgtttttgaaatgcatttttcctgGATTTTTGCTGTTATTCTGTCTCACTGTTCAAATGAACCTACCATtgcaattatagactgatcatttctttgtcagtgggcaaaaatACTTTTTCCCCCTCACTGTATAGGTTGTAAACTCTGAAAGCATTCAGGACCATGGAGAGAAAGAAAACCTCATGCTGAACaacctaaaaaataaatatgatactTTTGTATTCTAAAATATATCTAAACATGTTATGTGCTTAATGACACTAAATCAAAATATGCGCAAATATATTAGAAcacatttttataaatgaaatTGAAGACTATGCACAATAGTAGAGTGGAAATACACTAATTTCAAACATatcctggttttgtggtcttcaCTAACAATGTAATTTATAATTAAAAGCAGATGAAAATACTCACACACAAGATGAACAATACTTTATTGGAAATGGTATTTTGCAGCATTTTAATGgatcaaataaaaatgttttgacaATAACTTATCAATTCAACTCTTTCCAgtaatattttttcttataacTACCTTGTGTTATAATAAACATATCAAACATATATGAAGCGTACAATGAGCTTTTTCATTTAGAATCCACACGaataaagaaatgtaaaaaatataatgtCATAATTCCAAATAAATCACTGTATGTGATTACTAGTAACTTTTACAAAACAGAACAGTCTTAAAATCAAATTGAAAATGTTCTATGATATAAACCACAATATCACAGCAATTGAGGTTCATCCTTTAGGGCCACTTGACAATCCACATGGTTGCCAATCAATATTTCATAacttaaacaaattaattaaatagttaacccaaaaactaaaaaagttcaaaatatgtactcaccctcagtacatctaagatgtaaatgagtttgtttcttcacaagatgttaattcgTGGATTAGATCTGTGTGGATTACTTGCGGGTTGTGATTCTGACGACACCACTTCACTTGGTCAATGATGCaacttctccaaatctgttctgatgaagaaaaactcatctacattttagATGGCCTGAAGGCGAGTAAACATTCAGcaactttttatttttgaatgaactattaTAAGTTCAACACTATTGTATTCACATTCAGATAATATTCTTCAATATTTTATCTATCGTAGAAAAAAAAATAGGCTCAAAGTATCTCTACAATGTCAAATGTGATCATCCACAACACCACGTTCATGCATAATAGCATTTGTGCAGTTTAAGATTCCTAGGATCTGCATATCTCTTTCCACATTTATCACAGATGTACTGCTTCCCTCCTCCATGTACGTGGCGTTTGTGAGTACGTAGGTGACTACCTTGACTGAAACACTTGCCACAATACTCACAATTGTATGGCCTCTCACCAGTATGGACCCTTTGGTGCAGCTTTAGACTGTTTGTATTGTTAAACCACTTATCGCAGTAATTACAGCCAAAGGGTTTTTCTCCAGAGTGAGTGCGGCCGTGTGAAATGAGGCTACTCTGCTGACTAAAGCTCTTCCCACACTCCTTGCAGCTGAAAGGTTTTTCACCCGTGTGGATCCGTTTGTGGATTTTTAGATTCACAGCCTGCCGGAAGGTCTTACCACATAGGTCGCAACTAAACGGCCGTTGGTCCGTGTGGATGCGCTCGTGGTTTTTAAGATTAACGGCGTGTCGAAATGCCTTCCCGCAAGACACGCAAGAGTACGGTTTCTGACCTGTGTGGATAAGTTGATGCGTCTTTAGTGTTACAGCCCGTGTGAAACTCTTCTGACAAATTGAACATCGAAATTCCTTTTCACCTGTGTGGGTGAGTTGGTGCCTGGCAAGATTTTGAGCAATGTTAAATCTTTTTCCGCAAATGCTACAGCTGAATGGTTTTTCGCCAGTGTGGATTATTTCGTGGGTTTTGAGGTGTGCGGCTTTCCCGAAGCATTTGCCGCAGACTTTACAAACGAATGGCTTTTCTCCTGAGTGGACTCGTTGGTGGTCAGACAAACTTTGTTTGTGGGCGAAAGCCTTGCCGCAAAGAACACAGccgaaaggcttttctccagtgtgaatgcgcTGATGAGATTTGAGGTTGCTTTGAGAAGAGAAACTCTTGCCGCACTCTGAACAACTAAAGGATCTCTTTCCAAAGAGTGTAACCGAGTCTTGAGGATCTTCACTGCTGTCTTCTGGCAAAACAGATGCTTCTGTGTCTTCTGAAGATGCGTTTAGGTGACCTGATAGGAGAGCAATTAAATAATTGTcattgcctaaatataatataacgATCTGATCAGTCTCTGGGTCagaatttaaaggagtagttcactttcagaacaaaaatgtacaaataatgtactcacctccttgtcatccaagagttTATGAGTTTCTTATTTTAGTCATAAAGAagttatggtttttgaggaaaacatttcaggatccctccatataatggatatgtatgatatggccccaagtttgaacatccaaaatgaagtttaaatgcagtttcaaagggctctaaatgatcccagctggggaaaaagggtcttatctagcgaaatgatcagttgttttctaaacaaattgacaatttatatactttttaacctcaaatgctcatattGTCTAGTCTCTGCGATGCACAAGGGTAGTCTGagtaatctgggtcaatacagttagggtatgtcaaaaaactcccatctcattttcgtattcaacttcaaaatcgccctacaacgctgttttaccgtttttgtaaaggccgtttgatcttctttgtatgttccctttgtaaacactgggtcgatacttctcctgcgatgtaggatgattttggagttggggaagaaaacaagatgggcgtttttcgacataccccaactgtattgacccggattacacagactacataTGCGCATCaaagagacaagacaagcatttgaggttaaaaagtatataaatttaagtTTAGAGCCGTCTGaagctaccctggaaatccagaggtctcgcgagaccacaatttgaattgtctctgcaagacactctggcatcgagaaatgatgcaggttactgcaatacgtaagcaatagtgggaaccaatcaaatgggtgtatctgatgtaggcgggccagaggcgagctaaactgatgatgacagcactgcgacgtccgaatcatatagtaaactttgaaagatcgctgtcgctacagatgaataacaagttgcttgaaacggctttggccgctacaatgaacgagttagacttggctttccatataaaagaggaacagaaaaccgaaaactcgaatcgttcctttgcaagaaggacgttttggctgttttgccgactggatacggcaagagtttaatctatcagttcacgagttcacgcttacatataattagccggagaatagtagtgcatgtttggcgtgctgtccggtgaagggctccgagctcgggagtggcccgaacccagagtacatTACACCCCAATAGGAGTAACgttagcgagaactcggagtgatgagatggggtggtggaggtttactgataaaccatcgagtgaattgaggtgagtcagctgtatttaaacctatggcgctgattgatttgtgatgtttacgctaagcatctgacgcgcttctcccgaactttgttaatgaaacatcatttagctctgctggtagctaagcgtgtattgttgtgattggtcgtggtgttgtccaattgcgtgcagttagagtttcaaatgcatgcttggtgccgcccctcgagttaggcagttttcattgctcgatcccagacccataatcttaatagattagggtctggatttttccaggctagtctgaagctgcatttaaactgcattttggaagttcaaactagggggcaccatacatatccattatatggagagaaatcctgaaatattttcctcaaaaaactatttctttatgactgaagaataaaagacatgaacatcttggatgacaagggggtgggtgcattatctgtaaaatttagttctgaaagtgaactaatcctttaattcaaTAAAATTCTAATGGATTCAGAATGCAATTCTATACACTTACAACTTGTCTTTTGGATCAATTTATTAAACAGATAATTCTTATCTCATTCATTAGTAATTTAACATTCACATACTAGTAAGGATGGAATTCAAGTCAACTTTTCCAAAATCATCTCGGATTGTCACAGCCAGCACCAGTGGGGATTCTGGACGGTCTTCTGTAGCCTCATCAGACTGCGAGCATAGAGTGGTTATATAGTTAATCATAAAATAGCCAAGCAATTTAGAgactttattttttcaaaaacttacactactgttcaaacgtgtggaataacaaatgtttttgaaagaaactcttatgcttaccaaggccaCAAATTACTGtagatacactaccattcaaaactttttgaacagtaagacttttgagggtttttttttttaaagaagtctcttctgctcaccaagcctgcatttatttgattcaaagtacagtaaaaaaaaga
This window encodes:
- the LOC141297289 gene encoding uncharacterized protein, coding for MSGCVALQTHLASVVEALVHAAIAEMCKLMEEETLSFLSSDVSRDHCGNEEVESRIKMEKGEKMKQFASIMEILGNEALGKIIKLVDETKFLLDLECKTFSGKRAKRPGSILNILSVGGLEEEHSYDGSARSLETRTRNESDEATEDRPESPLVLAVTIRDDFGKVDLNSILTSHLNASSEDTEASVLPEDSSEDPQDSVTLFGKRSFSCSECGKSFSSQSNLKSHQRIHTGEKPFGCVLCGKAFAHKQSLSDHQRVHSGEKPFVCKVCGKCFGKAAHLKTHEIIHTGEKPFSCSICGKRFNIAQNLARHQLTHTGEKEFRCSICQKSFTRAVTLKTHQLIHTGQKPYSCVSCGKAFRHAVNLKNHERIHTDQRPFSCDLCGKTFRQAVNLKIHKRIHTGEKPFSCKECGKSFSQQSSLISHGRTHSGEKPFGCNYCDKWFNNTNSLKLHQRVHTGERPYNCEYCGKCFSQGSHLRTHKRHVHGGGKQYICDKCGKRYADPRNLKLHKCYYA